Proteins encoded in a region of the Halodesulfovibrio marinisediminis DSM 17456 genome:
- a CDS encoding CpaF family protein translates to MTLSNRINKILEKKSAAKKQPLDRLQTADYSKDYSNSYHEIKLQLHDALIEAFDLKALERMPQEVLADQLTRHIQIILSEQFADVPLNALERKLLLKEVKDEILGLGPLEPYLKDPTVNDVLVNSFKQVFVERAGLLELTPSRFKDEEHLRKIIDRIVNRVGRRIDEANPMVDARLEDGSRVNAIIPPLALDGSALSIRKFSVDPLELEDLINFRTLPTEGIPKLLQGLVKARLNVLISGGTGSGKTTLLNVLSRFIPEQERIVTIEDAAELQLKQTHLVRLETRPANIEGKGEVTQRDLVKNTLRMRPDRIIVGEVRGGEALDMLQAMNTGHDGSLTTIHANSPRDALMRLETMVSMSGVLIDVQSIRRFISSAIDVIIQISRLSDGTRKIVSMQEITGMEQETITMQEIFQFKQEGIDKSGKVLGHFKMMGIRPYFLDKLEAHGIEINPEVFGLTIMEERQP, encoded by the coding sequence ATGACGCTTAGTAACAGAATTAACAAAATTCTGGAAAAAAAGTCTGCAGCTAAGAAGCAACCATTAGATCGCCTTCAAACTGCTGATTATTCCAAAGATTATAGCAACAGTTATCATGAGATAAAACTGCAATTGCACGATGCGTTGATCGAAGCCTTTGATCTTAAAGCGCTTGAGAGAATGCCGCAAGAAGTGTTGGCAGATCAGCTTACGCGTCATATTCAGATAATACTTTCTGAACAATTTGCTGATGTGCCGTTAAATGCGCTTGAGAGAAAACTCCTACTCAAAGAAGTAAAGGATGAGATTTTAGGACTTGGTCCGTTGGAGCCTTATTTGAAGGATCCAACTGTCAACGATGTTCTGGTAAACTCGTTTAAACAAGTATTTGTTGAACGCGCTGGATTGCTTGAGCTCACACCAAGTCGATTTAAGGATGAAGAGCATCTACGTAAAATTATTGATCGAATTGTTAACCGGGTAGGGCGCAGGATTGATGAAGCTAACCCTATGGTTGATGCAAGGCTTGAGGATGGCAGCCGTGTTAATGCCATTATTCCTCCTCTTGCCCTTGATGGAAGCGCATTATCTATTCGAAAGTTCTCGGTTGACCCTCTTGAGCTTGAAGACCTCATAAATTTCCGTACATTACCAACTGAAGGTATCCCCAAGCTACTTCAAGGTCTTGTTAAGGCAAGACTTAATGTACTTATTTCGGGCGGAACAGGTAGTGGTAAGACAACCCTTTTGAATGTGTTATCGCGTTTTATCCCTGAGCAAGAACGTATAGTAACAATTGAAGATGCCGCGGAGCTTCAGTTAAAACAGACACATTTAGTACGCTTAGAAACCCGCCCTGCGAATATTGAGGGAAAAGGTGAGGTTACTCAAAGGGACCTTGTAAAAAACACTCTTCGTATGCGACCAGACAGGATCATTGTAGGTGAGGTTCGTGGTGGGGAAGCACTCGATATGTTGCAGGCTATGAACACAGGCCATGATGGTTCGTTGACCACTATTCACGCAAACAGCCCGCGTGATGCTCTAATGCGACTTGAAACAATGGTATCCATGTCCGGTGTATTGATCGATGTGCAATCCATTAGACGTTTTATCAGTTCTGCAATTGATGTGATTATTCAAATTTCCCGTCTTTCTGACGGAACTCGTAAAATTGTGAGCATGCAAGAAATCACTGGCATGGAACAAGAAACGATTACGATGCAAGAAATTTTCCAGTTCAAACAAGAAGGGATTGATAAGTCAGGAAAGGTTCTTGGCCACTTTAAAATGATGGGCATTAGACCTTACTTTCTGGATAAACTTGAGGCCCATGGTATCGAAATTAATCCTGAAGTTTTTGGTCTTACTATTATGGAAGAGAGGCAGCCATGA
- a CDS encoding AAA family ATPase: MCANDTVIGVSILISDNQLSQQLNEAVKRTPGFELVDDPLEAQNALMLIEVSGEPETTLKEVFGMKQQGYSGGILMTASNYHQDLLLRCIQMGVDEFLPSPLAPDDFIASLRRYREKFLATQEGLSAGTSIAILGARGGVGTTTIAVGMATYFAEKGRKVVLLDLSRPYGDVSLFLDFEHDYSWVDAMTNQSRIDSTFLKSILYKYSDNLYVLPAPAQHHDRLTLSSDSIQDLLFAATSSFDMVIVDAGSVQDNAALTILERVDSPLMITQMGLACLSSAKYVVELCKQVSPMLGEMIKLIVNRYTSRVIIEKNEIEQITHKDIFAEIAEDNEKPLSAINRGIPLLEAYPHSPSAKGIRAVAQKITKSEPRAKKSRFFSRI, from the coding sequence ATGTGTGCAAACGATACAGTAATCGGAGTTTCAATTCTTATTTCTGATAATCAGCTTTCTCAGCAACTGAATGAGGCGGTAAAGCGTACTCCTGGGTTTGAACTTGTTGATGATCCTTTGGAAGCACAGAATGCTTTAATGCTTATCGAAGTAAGTGGAGAACCAGAAACTACGTTGAAAGAGGTTTTTGGAATGAAACAGCAAGGGTATTCTGGTGGTATATTGATGACCGCTAGTAACTATCACCAAGATTTACTTTTACGCTGTATTCAAATGGGAGTAGACGAGTTCCTTCCATCACCATTAGCGCCAGACGACTTTATTGCATCTCTTCGCCGTTACAGAGAAAAATTCTTAGCTACTCAAGAAGGACTCTCCGCAGGAACATCGATTGCTATTTTGGGAGCCAGAGGAGGGGTGGGAACAACCACCATTGCTGTCGGAATGGCTACCTACTTTGCCGAGAAAGGACGCAAAGTTGTTTTGCTCGATCTTTCAAGACCATATGGAGATGTAAGTCTCTTTTTGGATTTTGAGCATGATTATAGTTGGGTGGATGCAATGACCAACCAATCGCGGATTGATTCTACCTTCCTCAAAAGTATCCTCTATAAATACAGTGACAATCTTTATGTGCTGCCAGCGCCTGCACAACATCACGATCGTCTCACACTATCTTCCGATAGTATTCAGGATTTACTATTTGCTGCAACAAGCAGTTTCGACATGGTCATTGTTGATGCAGGTTCAGTACAGGACAATGCAGCATTAACTATTTTAGAACGCGTTGATTCTCCGTTAATGATCACTCAGATGGGGCTAGCATGCCTTTCAAGTGCTAAGTATGTTGTCGAATTGTGCAAACAGGTCTCACCGATGCTAGGTGAAATGATTAAGCTTATTGTTAATCGTTATACATCGAGAGTGATTATTGAAAAGAATGAAATTGAGCAGATAACTCATAAAGATATTTTTGCAGAAATAGCAGAAGACAACGAAAAACCGCTGTCGGCAATTAACCGTGGTATTCCGCTGCTTGAGGCGTACCCTCATTCTCCATCCGCTAAAGGGATTCGTGCAGTAGCACAGAAAATAACCAAGAGTGAACCACGAGCTAAAAAATCAAGATTTTTCTCAAGAATATAA
- a CDS encoding TadE/TadG family type IV pilus assembly protein, which translates to MKRLYQLIQNERGAVGVIMAILLVVVLGFVAFGVDVGLLREKRAHLQKAADIAALAGGRSLLVSGSDLDEPTAEAVEYGRANLDTNDVPTTALQDSDVTYYLDGTPDTTSPNEIEVQISRTTDRGNSLSTIFGSVLDVDEFDVTAASRVQIASVCSSKCLKPFSAPDKFTFTDLDGDGELDVDDPLEMQTVVVQGYSESDLGTQIILKFGNPQDTLVPGQASAIDLPPVNKGDPVSGASAYRDNIAGCEGSNSLYAVEIGDELLLEPGMMIGPTKQGIDDLIALDANAVWSDTENTVINSIFPTPLESPRVVIIAFYNPLLPPASGRNTVFVNYLGAVFIEGLTGNDVTGRFIRGMAAQPVPGNGSGDCLIYTLKFVKDSSRQ; encoded by the coding sequence ATGAAACGACTATACCAACTTATTCAAAATGAACGCGGCGCGGTAGGCGTCATCATGGCAATATTGCTTGTAGTTGTTTTGGGCTTTGTTGCATTTGGTGTCGACGTAGGTCTCTTGCGGGAAAAACGCGCTCATTTGCAAAAAGCTGCAGATATAGCAGCACTTGCTGGTGGGCGTAGCCTACTTGTGAGCGGCTCAGACTTAGATGAACCAACGGCGGAAGCTGTTGAATATGGTCGAGCTAATCTGGACACTAATGATGTGCCGACAACAGCGCTGCAGGATAGTGACGTAACGTACTATCTTGACGGTACCCCTGATACCACATCACCTAATGAAATAGAGGTTCAGATTTCTCGTACGACAGATCGAGGTAACTCATTATCAACCATCTTTGGTTCTGTACTTGATGTTGATGAATTTGATGTTACTGCAGCTTCGCGCGTGCAAATAGCCAGTGTTTGTTCATCTAAGTGCCTTAAGCCGTTTTCTGCACCAGATAAGTTTACCTTCACGGATTTAGACGGTGACGGTGAGCTTGATGTTGATGACCCTTTAGAAATGCAGACTGTAGTTGTTCAAGGGTACTCAGAAAGTGATCTTGGAACGCAAATAATATTAAAATTCGGCAATCCGCAGGATACACTTGTTCCCGGGCAAGCTAGTGCAATTGACTTACCTCCTGTAAACAAAGGGGATCCTGTTTCGGGTGCTTCTGCATACCGTGATAATATCGCGGGTTGTGAAGGAAGTAATAGTCTCTATGCTGTTGAAATTGGCGATGAATTACTTTTGGAACCGGGAATGATGATTGGCCCAACTAAGCAAGGAATAGATGACCTTATTGCTCTAGATGCTAATGCAGTGTGGAGTGATACTGAGAATACAGTAATTAACAGTATATTCCCAACTCCGTTAGAAAGTCCTAGAGTGGTTATTATTGCTTTCTACAATCCGTTGCTTCCTCCAGCATCAGGAAGAAACACAGTATTTGTAAACTACCTCGGAGCAGTTTTTATTGAAGGACTGACAGGGAATGATGTTACCGGTCGCTTTATACGTGGAATGGCTGCGCAACCAGTTCCCGGCAATGGTAGTGGAGACTGTTTAATATACACTTTGAAATTTGTGAAAGACTCCAGCAGACAGTGA
- a CDS encoding TadE/TadG family type IV pilus assembly protein encodes MKLVHDEKGAIAIEFIIVLFFILIPIFIGLVETARIINAQVVLDRAAREGAVCIMRGDPHVDPIKNVLTNANIDASGLQITSPNAGELKLTLPMVPLFGNFTRWVIPGDVTSYVTYEIP; translated from the coding sequence ATGAAGTTGGTACATGATGAAAAGGGTGCAATCGCTATCGAATTCATAATTGTACTGTTTTTTATACTGATCCCGATTTTTATCGGCCTCGTTGAGACAGCTAGAATAATTAATGCACAAGTTGTGCTTGATCGCGCGGCTCGCGAGGGTGCGGTCTGTATAATGCGAGGAGATCCCCATGTTGACCCAATCAAAAATGTTCTGACTAATGCAAACATAGATGCGAGTGGACTTCAAATTACGTCACCAAACGCTGGGGAGCTGAAGCTTACACTTCCAATGGTACCTTTGTTTGGTAATTTTACCAGATGGGTAATTCCAGGGGATGTTACTTCATATGTAACGTACGAAATACCGTGA
- a CDS encoding TadE/TadG family type IV pilus assembly protein: MLSSRRQFCSERGAAAIEMALMLPILLLLVFGTIEIGRFYWAKHAVVHAANEGARLAVLPDVTQQEIDEVVAFYLSDWDPTVVPTVTPIPATANAPAAIKVTVSIPFSFIILPNFITGAFGVQAISHSVTMRSEK, encoded by the coding sequence ATGCTTAGCAGCCGGAGGCAATTTTGCTCTGAACGAGGTGCAGCAGCTATAGAAATGGCGCTGATGCTTCCTATTCTGTTGCTGCTAGTATTCGGCACGATTGAGATTGGGCGATTCTATTGGGCAAAACACGCCGTAGTGCATGCAGCTAATGAAGGGGCACGGTTGGCTGTGTTACCAGATGTCACACAACAAGAAATAGATGAAGTTGTGGCATTCTACTTAAGTGATTGGGATCCTACGGTTGTACCGACCGTTACACCAATCCCAGCTACTGCTAATGCCCCTGCGGCTATAAAGGTAACAGTTTCGATCCCTTTCTCTTTCATAATTCTGCCTAATTTTATCACTGGGGCTTTTGGAGTTCAGGCAATTAGTCACTCGGTAACAATGCGTTCGGAGAAATAG
- a CDS encoding type II and III secretion system protein family protein: MTSQITIRKFVVVLAVLFLGVALSSQALAKKKKYLELRKIDRIEAAVGKSQILYSDRNISRISIADPNIADVNLLSLHQVYLNGKSVGTTTLSLWNQNGVLVHVFDVVISRDVTSLKRLIRKVLPDESDIKVDGANGSLTLSGVVKSPESVTTAVSLAQAYAPDKVVNLLKVGGVQQVMLEVRIAEVSKSVLKRIGINIAYIKSGQLLDGEVFYTFLNSLTGFDDSGNFRLSENIDSAFSFRAGGANWSGFVDALKQNGLLKVLAEPNVVCQSGKNGSFLAGGEIPIPVPQGLGTVGIEYRDFGVSLDFKPTVLGNGRINIAVRPEVSELDYTNAISVSGTRVPAITTRRVETSVELGNGQSFAIGGLISDSMRETIDKFPLLGDVPILGMLFRSSEFRKNLSELVVIVTPHLVEPVDGSKLTLPTDKIIEPNDIEFYVLGKMQGKKPKTRIVTPINFSNSSGFDGEVGHTITAD; encoded by the coding sequence GTGACAAGTCAGATAACGATTCGAAAATTCGTAGTGGTCTTGGCTGTACTTTTTTTGGGAGTGGCGCTGAGCTCTCAAGCTTTAGCAAAAAAGAAAAAGTACTTAGAGCTAAGAAAAATTGACAGGATTGAAGCAGCGGTTGGTAAGTCTCAAATTTTATACAGCGATCGTAACATCAGCCGCATCAGCATTGCTGACCCTAATATTGCAGACGTAAATCTGCTATCTCTACATCAAGTGTATCTGAATGGGAAATCTGTTGGCACAACGACCCTTTCTTTATGGAACCAAAACGGGGTCTTAGTACATGTATTTGATGTAGTAATAAGTCGAGATGTCACTAGTCTCAAACGGCTTATCAGAAAGGTACTACCGGATGAGTCTGACATTAAAGTTGATGGGGCTAACGGTTCACTCACACTGTCTGGTGTAGTTAAAAGCCCGGAGAGTGTAACTACAGCTGTTTCTTTAGCTCAAGCATATGCCCCTGATAAAGTAGTAAATCTTTTGAAAGTAGGTGGAGTACAGCAGGTTATGCTTGAAGTACGTATCGCCGAAGTTTCGAAAAGTGTTCTTAAACGCATAGGCATTAACATTGCTTACATTAAGTCCGGTCAATTGTTGGATGGTGAAGTATTCTATACCTTCCTGAACTCCCTTACAGGATTTGATGATTCCGGCAACTTCAGACTTTCTGAAAACATCGATTCTGCTTTTTCTTTCCGTGCTGGCGGAGCTAACTGGAGTGGTTTTGTAGACGCCCTCAAACAAAATGGTCTGTTGAAAGTTCTCGCAGAACCTAACGTCGTCTGCCAGAGCGGTAAGAACGGCAGCTTCCTTGCTGGTGGTGAAATCCCTATCCCAGTTCCACAGGGACTTGGTACTGTAGGTATTGAGTATAGAGATTTTGGTGTAAGCCTTGATTTTAAACCGACCGTTCTGGGTAACGGCAGAATCAACATTGCTGTACGCCCTGAAGTTTCTGAACTTGACTATACCAACGCTATTTCTGTGTCCGGTACTCGAGTTCCCGCCATTACTACCCGTAGAGTAGAGACCAGTGTAGAGCTTGGAAATGGACAGAGCTTTGCTATTGGCGGACTTATTAGCGACTCCATGCGTGAAACTATAGATAAATTTCCTCTCTTAGGTGATGTTCCTATCCTTGGTATGTTGTTCCGAAGCTCAGAATTTAGAAAAAATCTTTCAGAACTGGTCGTAATTGTTACTCCACACTTAGTTGAACCTGTTGACGGTTCTAAGCTTACGTTGCCTACAGACAAAATTATCGAACCTAATGACATTGAGTTTTACGTGTTAGGCAAGATGCAAGGCAAGAAACCGAAAACTAGAATTGTTACACCTATTAATTTCAGTAATAGCAGCGGCTTTGATGGTGAAGTTGGTCACACCATAACAGCAGACTAG
- the cpaB gene encoding Flp pilus assembly protein CpaB, protein MNKRLIVQLSIAALFAIIAGYLTISWMQSYPEKGKVTVKQDINTVPVIVAAVTIPPGTLIDHNMLTVKEYLPDNKPEHSFATKKEVVGRVSRFTIYYSEPITDVRLASTDIDKSGVGALIAPGKRAMAVKGNKVLGLSGLIHPGDTVDVLATLRVDNNTITKVVLENLKVLATGQKLSPAADGKEAAPVDVYTLEVTPEEGEVLALAASSGSLHFALRHSSDEATVFTSGADSRKALSSFRGGKVGQKQEEMPSAGHEYEVEVLRGNKVNIIRIQ, encoded by the coding sequence ATGAACAAACGGTTAATTGTGCAACTTTCTATAGCGGCCTTGTTTGCTATTATTGCAGGCTACCTTACCATTAGCTGGATGCAGTCTTATCCAGAGAAGGGAAAGGTTACTGTTAAGCAAGATATCAATACTGTTCCTGTCATTGTTGCAGCAGTAACAATACCACCTGGTACTTTGATTGATCACAACATGCTTACAGTTAAAGAATACCTACCTGATAACAAACCTGAACATTCATTTGCTACAAAGAAAGAAGTTGTAGGACGTGTTAGTAGATTCACTATTTATTACAGTGAGCCAATAACTGATGTCAGACTTGCATCCACCGACATTGACAAAAGCGGCGTTGGTGCATTGATAGCCCCGGGGAAAAGAGCCATGGCTGTAAAAGGCAATAAGGTTCTAGGGTTGTCAGGTCTTATCCATCCTGGTGACACTGTTGATGTGTTAGCCACTTTAAGGGTTGATAACAACACAATAACTAAAGTGGTTCTTGAAAACCTTAAAGTTCTTGCCACAGGTCAAAAGCTGAGCCCAGCTGCTGATGGCAAAGAAGCTGCTCCAGTAGATGTGTACACACTTGAGGTTACCCCAGAGGAAGGCGAAGTGTTAGCTCTTGCTGCTTCCAGCGGCTCCTTACATTTTGCTCTGCGTCATAGTTCTGATGAGGCCACTGTATTTACCAGTGGAGCTGATTCAAGAAAGGCTTTGTCATCTTTCAGAGGCGGCAAGGTTGGCCAGAAGCAAGAAGAGATGCCTAGTGCGGGGCATGAGTATGAAGTAGAGGTGCTTCGGGGGAATAAAGTTAATATTATTCGTATCCAGTAA